In the Dolichospermum flos-aquae CCAP 1403/13F genome, AAACTGTTTCTAAAATAATATTCTTATCCTCAGTAAAACCAATCCCATAAATTCCCAATAACTCCACGTTTTTAACAACCACAGCAAAAGGATTAGTAAATTCAAAGCTACCTTCTTTTTCTCTAAATGCTGCGGGAATTTCTTGATAACTTATAGCTGGTTCAATTTGAATAATTTCATCATATTTTAACTGATAAAGATTATTCTCTGCTTGACATTGCTGGAGCAAATCTTCTCTGGTAATTAGGTTGGTGTGCAGATAGTTAAATAAAATTGAATAGATTAACCTAAGAATAGGTAATTGTTCATATTCCGCCTCTAATTTAGGAATATTATTCTCCATTTTATCTTTCTCCATATCCTCAGTCATCGTGATGAGATGCTCGTCAATGTATCTCAATAGAATGGGATATATGAGTTTAAATATTAGCAATTCTTGAACATAACGCCAAACTTTATTCATCTGCTTGTAAATCTCTTTGTTTTGTATGGGACAGCAAAATAATTTGCTGGTTTTTTAGTAAAAGTTTAGTAAAATTTAATGAATATTTAATAAACATATTCTCAAATTCATTAAATAAAAAACTTTAGTGCTTCCAGGTTATCCAACCGAGCAGAAACTTGTAATTCTTTAGGAATAAAAATTTCTGGACTGAGTAAATAAAATTTACCGATTCCTGCGGCTTTAGCAGCTTGCATATCCGATATTCTATCACCAATTAGGATTGAGCTTTGCAAGTCTATAGGATATTTCTGACAAGCTTGTTCAATCATTCCTGGTAACGGTTTACGACATCGGCAGTTTTGACGGTAATTAGATATAGTTGATTGGGGATGATGTGGGCAGTAAAACACATCCAGTATTGTTATATCTTGGTTATTAAATTGCTCATACATCCAGACAGTAAGACTTAAAAAATCTTGTTCAGAATAGTAACCACGAGCAATACCTGATTGATTTGTGATCACAATTAGCTTATAACCTAAATCTTGTAGTAGACGACAAGTAGCAAAAATGCCATCATTAAATTCAAACTGCTCACATCTAAAAACATAGTGATGATCAATATTAATTACTCCATCTCGATCAAGAAAAGCCACTTTAATCACTGGTAATTATTCTCCTTTAGATTCAGATCCCCGACTTCTGATATCATCTGATAATTTATGGTGATGATCACAGAAGAATTCGGGGATTTTTTTCTTATTTTAACATTTCCTCAACTTTGTTCATGATGCCAATAGTATCAATACCTTGATGGGGGAGTTGTTCCCAAATTCCGCTACAACCTTCTTGATGAGTTCCCATATAGGCATATTTGGGAGAAAACCCTCTTTCTAGTAACCATGAACCAAAACGGATACCTAAACCTGTACGCCGATTTAAGGATTCAACTACTAAAACAAAGGGTGTTGAACCAATTTTTGCCATGATTTCTTCATCTACTAGATTCAATGTGGATTTATTGATTAAACCGACATTAATTCCCTGTTTTTTCAGGCTTTCTACTACTTCTAAGGCGCGGTAAAGTACCTCTCCAAAGCTAACGATATAGCCGGCTGTTCCTTCTCGTATTACGTCATCTTTTCCAGGAATAAATGTATAACCATCTGCAAATAAAGGTTTACTATTTGTATCCAGAATATCGGGTACTGGGGAACGGCTAGAAAAGAGAAATCTTAACCCTGGTTGATCAAATACAGTTTCCACACAAGCTTTCATTTGATGTCCGTCGGCGGGATAATAGAGACGGGTTTGATAAGCGTCTTCTAAACCGTTATCGGCAAACATATTATTTAACCCAAAATGGCAGGTGTTATCTCCTAATTCATCTATCCCACTATGGGAAAATTGACAAAGAACGTTGGATTTATTAAGCCGTGCCATTGTAATTTCAGAAATACACATTTCCAAAAAGGCACTATAAGTGCTGAAAATGCCTTGTTTTCCTGCTTCCATGCCAAATCCTGCCGCCGCAGAGAAGTTTCCTCTTTCCATGATGCCGCCATGATAGAAAATCTCTGGATAGGCTTGACTAATTTTATTGATACCACAGGATTCTCCTAAATCACTGTCAATACACATTACCTTTTCTCGCCGTTCTGTGGGTGTCATTTGACTGAGAAGAGAGACAACGGTAGCATCAAAAATATGGCGTGTTTTGCTGCTAGAACCCGTAAAAGAGTAGGTATGTGTGAGGGGAATAACTTTTTTGAGGTAATTGACGGCTGATGTATGTCCGCGAGTTTCTAAATAGGCGATCGCTAACTCTGGTGATAGGGCATCATGTCCTAAAGGTGTGCCTTCTACTCCAACAATACCGGGAGTCATAGGACGTTTATTAATTACTGCTACTGGTCCATTAATAGTGACAGCTTGACAGAGACGAGTATATAAATCATCTAAATCTTCCCCTGCTCCAGTTAATACAGTTAATCCATGTCCAGCTAAAGTTTGACCGACGTTATAACCCTTGAGATAATCTGTTGGATATCCGCTACAGGTGGAATTGTTATCATCAATAATTAATTTGATATTGAGATTTTTAGCCACAGCTAAACGGGCGGCTTCGGCATTATTTCCTTCTTGCTGTGAACCATCTGAACCTAAACAGAATACTACTTGATGAGGATGTGCGATCGCTACTCCATTCACATAAGCCCAGAGGTGTCCTAATCTTCCCGAACTAAATTTTACACCAGGAGTGCGTCCTCGTTCTGGATGTGCAAGTAGTAATGAATAGGCTTCTCGATAATGCAGCAGATTTTCTGCATCAAGATCACCCTGTAAAGTTGCCATTAAATATTGTGTAGCAACGCGGTGTCCTGCTTCATCAAAGAAAATTGGCACAAATTTATCTGCTACTCCCCGAAAGAAAGCATCTAAAATCATCACTTCGGGAACTGTATCATAAGCTCCTCCTGTATGACCGCCCACACCTTTGGCTGCTGCTACAGCGGTAAAAAAAACAATAGTATCTCGACAAAGTTGAATATTAGCTTTCAGAATTTCTCTTTGTTCATTAGTCAAAGTTGAATTAGTCGGGTCTAACTTCAAAGACTTGTAAACATCCAAATCAATAGGAAAGCGAAGAGTTGTTAAAGTCATTTTTTTGTTCCTTTTGATTGTTGAAATTATATCTAGGGTAGGCATTGTACAAACAATACCTTGTCCACATTGAAAAAAGCCTTGATTCGTAGATGGGTTGCGCTGTCGTTTAAGCCAACAAAGCATAAAATGGCTAAGGTATTGATATAGGAATCCGGTTTGATTCTTGAATTTTCCTGCGTAGGAGGGCAAGAGGATTCCAGAATATTAAGGTGTACCGAGTTTTGTATGCCTACGCCACGCAAGCCATCAAAAATCAAATAGGAGTCCTATATATTTGACATTTAATCCTTGCCGTAAAATTTCAAACCATCCCAAATACCCATCACACCAGGATAAGGACTATGGTAAACATTATCCATTGTCTGAATTTTATCAACTAAGTTGGGATGAGAATTTCCCACAGCAATTCCCTTTAATCCTGTTTCAAATAGGGATAAATCATTGAGAGTATCTCCACAAGCTATGGTTTCATCTGCATTAAACTTTATTTCCTCCAAAAATTTCAAGAGAGTTGGTCCTTTAGAAACTCCTTTGGGCATGACATCAAAATAAAAATAGATATTATTATAAGATGAGATAATGCAATCAAATCCGGCATTGATTACTTTTTGGATGGTGTTAGGTTGCAATTTTTCAGAATCATAATAGTAAGATACACGATACTTAGGATTGACTGCCTGTAGTTTTAATCCTGGTTCATTTGCTAATAGGGTTTTAATTTTTTCGTTAGCATTATTCCATTGTTTAATTATCCAATATTGTACAGGATAAATTGGCTCAAATGTTTCACCATGTACAATAGTTGTTCCCACATCACCAATGATATAGTCAGGTTTAGGAATATGAGGATTTTCTATTAATAAGTTGCTGATCCAGTCCAGTTCTCTGCCGGTGACATATACTAAAAGTAGGCGATCGCGTTGTTTTTCAATATATTGATAAAATTCAGATTGTTGTTGTTGAGAACCACCTAAAAAAGTGCCGTCTAAATCAGTTGCTAAAAGTAGTGATTGTTGATATTTCATGACTTAATTAACCAATAATTAATCCGCTACGGGGTGGAAGTTTAAAGTTAATAAATTCGGCTTCTTTAGTCCAGTTTTCTTGACTGGAATGATATGTAAATAATGTTTGTTTGAGTTGATTTTGCCATGATGGTTGAATACTCGCCATTGCTATTTCATTACCAGCATTTACCGCAATTAATAAAATTTCTGTTTCTAACCTTCTAGCGAAAATATAAACTTGTCCTTGAGCGTACAAGGTATGATATTCACCTATTCTTAATGCTGGATGAGAAAGACGGAGTTTAATTAATTGACGATGATATTCAAGAATATCTTGATCCCACTGTTTTTTATCAGGAAATCCTTTACGACATTCTGGATCATAACCACCGTTTAAACCGACTTCATCGCCGTAATATATGCAAGGTGCGCCAGGAAAAGTAAATAATAGTAACGTTGCTAAATATAAACTGGGGCGATCACCTCCAGCTACATCAATGAACCTAGCTGTATCATGATTATTAATACCATTAAGTTGAGTTAATTGAATTTCCCACGGATAAAGTTGCAGTAATTGATTAATTTCTTCCCCATATTTAGCCGCATCCGCTGGTGGTGGTGGTGCATATTCAGCAAAATGACCTTTTACCTGGCGATCGCCGACAATAAAGGCAGTGGTAGCATTAAGAAAGGGTAAACTTGACACGCCATCAAATTGTGTGCCATCTAACCACTCAGTTGCATTCATAGGAATTTCTCCCACAATATAGGCTTCAGGATTAATTGCTTTGATTCTTTCCCGAAATTCTTGCCAAAATCCAGGAGTTTTGATGTAATCTGCCGAATCTAAACGCCAACCATCTGCACCACGTTTAATCCAATATTCACCTATACGCATAATATATTCGCGCACTCCTGAATTATTAGTGTTAAATTCGGGTAAAGCACGAAGATCACACCATGAAGCATAATTAGCAGGACGAGAATTATCATAAGGTGAGATAGGCCAACCTGTAATTTTAAACCAATCTAACCAAGGAGAATTTTGTCCATTTTCGAGAATATCATTGAAAAAATAAAAGCCTCTACTAGCATGATTAAAAGTTCCATCTAAGATAAGTTTAATCTTACGATGATGAGCTTCTTTAAGGAGATTGGTAAATGCTTCTTCACCGCCTAATAAGGGATCAATTTGATAATAATCAAGAGTATGATAACGATGATTACTGGCAGATGTAAAAATAGGATTAAGGTAAATTGCATTAATACCTAAATCTTGTAAATAATCTAGTTTTTCAATTATTCCCCAAAGATTTCCGCCTTTATAACCATGAAATGTAGGAGTAGTATTCCAGTCTTCTAAAGGTATATTAAGTAACCACTTTTGTTCAGTGGGAATACTTCGAGAAAAGCGATCAGGAAATATTTGATAAAAAACGGCGTTTTTAACCCAATCAGGTGTATTAATCTTCGTATAGAAACTTGTCATGATCTCTGAAACATTAACCTCATCATTGTTGTTGATTATTCTTTACCGCGATACAACATCACCCAGATCTTCTGCCAACCTGAGCAGAACATTATAATACTTTTTAGAGTATGGTATGTGAATTATTGCAGGATATGTGCCAGTTAATTTGTTTAAGACAAATCCATTGTGTATCTCATACAGTTCTGGTAAAATTTCCCATTCCCCTGCTGTACACCAAAAAATATCACAGCAATAATCTAAGGTTACTGTTTCAGGATTTTCAAAACAGTATTTTCCATACAATCTTTGATCACTACCGTTTTCATGAAAATTCGGATAAGAAAGAATATTATCAATCATCTCACAGACATATTTTTTGTATCCCATGAAAGTCCCTGCGTTCAGATATTTATAATCATAGGGAACTTTAATGCTATCGTAAAAATCTTTGTATTCTTCGTACTGATGAGAGTACCATTTCTCTGCTGCAAATAATATCTTATAACCACCTTGAATAAATTTTTCATATATACTGTTAGCATTCTGTACATACAGAACATCAAAAGCATCAGTAACAAGAACTATTGTGTCATCTTTCACATCCTTTAGTTCCTTCAAAATCAAAGGAAGTCTTAGAGAATTGGCTGACCATTCGAGACCTTCACCTAGCACCTTAACGTCTATATTTTGTTTTTTAGCAGATCTCAAAAAGAGTTGTACCTTAGAAAAAGACACAGAGTTACAACAAGTATAAAATGCGATATTTGGGCTTTTCTTCATTTTGTGACAACCTTACCTCTTACAAAAAAATATTGTGGTTTGCTGATTATAGCTTAGAGGGTGTTTGAAAAGTCTTAATTCATACTAATCCTGGCGACTAGAAGTTGCGGTTCATCTTGCACACAGACAAAACCCACGGAGGTGGGTTTGAAACCCTCGATTTTTCATTAGTCCACGCAGGTGGACTTTGCTTGTGTAGTAGTGAATTATATTCGCCCAAAACTTTTCAAACATCCTCTTACATTCCTCGTGTTTTACCAATGAGGAATGAGAATTTAATTATGGAGAAGAATATCGGTTAATCATTTCTCCTTTATTTTGTAACAATTTATCAATCAATTGTTCAAATAGTTTATCTGTCACCATGATGCCTTTATGAGATTGATTTCTAAAAGATAAACACAAGTTAGCCGCATAAATAGGAGATTTCAAGGCTTTTGTATATAACTCGATAATCTCAGTTTTATCTTCTACAATTGCGTGCATTAGAATAGGACTAAAAAGCCCCATATTTGGAAAAAGAGGTAATTCCATAATCTCATAAAGTCTGCTTAAAAATTTCGTACTAACTGCTAATCTGGATAACCTTCCGGTCTGATTTTTCAAGATTGATTTAGTCGCATATATATAAAAGTCCAAAAAACTATTTTTTTGAGTAAAATAAACTAAGGAATTAGTGACTTTTTCAGTACAAAATAAAGTTCCCTCACCCAAATTTTGATCATCTTCTGTATCCAACCAAACTTCACGACAAACTAAATATTCTTCTGTCGTTTCAATGTTTAAATTATCGGGATCAAAAACTACTACATCAGCATCCATCCAAATAGTTTGGTCATATCCTTGATTAAGAAACTTTTTAGCTATTTCTAGCCTAGCTAAATCAGCAATGATGTTAATTTTGCCTTGGGATTTATCTATATACCAATCGG is a window encoding:
- a CDS encoding HAD-IIB family hydrolase; amino-acid sequence: MKYQQSLLLATDLDGTFLGGSQQQQSEFYQYIEKQRDRLLLVYVTGRELDWISNLLIENPHIPKPDYIIGDVGTTIVHGETFEPIYPVQYWIIKQWNNANEKIKTLLANEPGLKLQAVNPKYRVSYYYDSEKLQPNTIQKVINAGFDCIISSYNNIYFYFDVMPKGVSKGPTLLKFLEEIKFNADETIACGDTLNDLSLFETGLKGIAVGNSHPNLVDKIQTMDNVYHSPYPGVMGIWDGLKFYGKD
- a CDS encoding glycosyltransferase domain-containing protein, with the translated sequence MKKSPNIAFYTCCNSVSFSKVQLFLRSAKKQNIDVKVLGEGLEWSANSLRLPLILKELKDVKDDTIVLVTDAFDVLYVQNANSIYEKFIQGGYKILFAAEKWYSHQYEEYKDFYDSIKVPYDYKYLNAGTFMGYKKYVCEMIDNILSYPNFHENGSDQRLYGKYCFENPETVTLDYCCDIFWCTAGEWEILPELYEIHNGFVLNKLTGTYPAIIHIPYSKKYYNVLLRLAEDLGDVVSR
- a CDS encoding transketolase C-terminal domain-containing protein; the protein is MTLTTLRFPIDLDVYKSLKLDPTNSTLTNEQREILKANIQLCRDTIVFFTAVAAAKGVGGHTGGAYDTVPEVMILDAFFRGVADKFVPIFFDEAGHRVATQYLMATLQGDLDAENLLHYREAYSLLLAHPERGRTPGVKFSSGRLGHLWAYVNGVAIAHPHQVVFCLGSDGSQQEGNNAEAARLAVAKNLNIKLIIDDNNSTCSGYPTDYLKGYNVGQTLAGHGLTVLTGAGEDLDDLYTRLCQAVTINGPVAVINKRPMTPGIVGVEGTPLGHDALSPELAIAYLETRGHTSAVNYLKKVIPLTHTYSFTGSSSKTRHIFDATVVSLLSQMTPTERREKVMCIDSDLGESCGINKISQAYPEIFYHGGIMERGNFSAAAGFGMEAGKQGIFSTYSAFLEMCISEITMARLNKSNVLCQFSHSGIDELGDNTCHFGLNNMFADNGLEDAYQTRLYYPADGHQMKACVETVFDQPGLRFLFSSRSPVPDILDTNSKPLFADGYTFIPGKDDVIREGTAGYIVSFGEVLYRALEVVESLKKQGINVGLINKSTLNLVDEEIMAKIGSTPFVLVVESLNRRTGLGIRFGSWLLERGFSPKYAYMGTHQEGCSGIWEQLPHQGIDTIGIMNKVEEMLK
- a CDS encoding glycoside hydrolase family 13 protein, which gives rise to MTSFYTKINTPDWVKNAVFYQIFPDRFSRSIPTEQKWLLNIPLEDWNTTPTFHGYKGGNLWGIIEKLDYLQDLGINAIYLNPIFTSASNHRYHTLDYYQIDPLLGGEEAFTNLLKEAHHRKIKLILDGTFNHASRGFYFFNDILENGQNSPWLDWFKITGWPISPYDNSRPANYASWCDLRALPEFNTNNSGVREYIMRIGEYWIKRGADGWRLDSADYIKTPGFWQEFRERIKAINPEAYIVGEIPMNATEWLDGTQFDGVSSLPFLNATTAFIVGDRQVKGHFAEYAPPPPADAAKYGEEINQLLQLYPWEIQLTQLNGINNHDTARFIDVAGGDRPSLYLATLLLFTFPGAPCIYYGDEVGLNGGYDPECRKGFPDKKQWDQDILEYHRQLIKLRLSHPALRIGEYHTLYAQGQVYIFARRLETEILLIAVNAGNEIAMASIQPSWQNQLKQTLFTYHSSQENWTKEAEFINFKLPPRSGLIIG
- the gmhB gene encoding D-glycero-beta-D-manno-heptose 1,7-bisphosphate 7-phosphatase, producing MIKVAFLDRDGVINIDHHYVFRCEQFEFNDGIFATCRLLQDLGYKLIVITNQSGIARGYYSEQDFLSLTVWMYEQFNNQDITILDVFYCPHHPQSTISNYRQNCRCRKPLPGMIEQACQKYPIDLQSSILIGDRISDMQAAKAAGIGKFYLLSPEIFIPKELQVSARLDNLEALKFFI